TATCGGTTTAATTTTGCGAATTAGGCTTTACGCATAAACTCCGATTTGAGCTGAAGGCTTACCCCATCGACCTTACAATCGATATCATGATCGCCATCAATAATGCGAATGTTGTTGATTTTTGTACCGGTTTTAATCACAAGTGATGAGCCTTTCACTTTGAGATCTTTCACTAAAAAGACACTGTCGCCATCTTGCAGCTCATTACCGTGGGCATCACGGGTGACAACGCGCGCTGCTTCAGCCTTTGCTGCCTCTTCTTCCGGTGACCATTCGTGGGCACAATAAGGGCAAACGTAGTGAAAACCATCGAGGTAGGCATCGCCCATATCACAGGCCGGGCAATTTGGAATCTCACTCATAAAAACTCCTTAAAAATGAAATGGATAATCAAAAATGAGGAGAGAAGTGTATCACAATCGCTCGATAAAAAGGAATTTAGCTGAAAAAGCGCCCACTTTTGCGTAAACTATTTTAATCAGAATCAAATTGTCTAACATTTAAACGAAATAATAAGGAAGCATAATCAATGGCCGCGCGCATCTATTTTTGGGTAAAATGGTTAATCCTCGCATTTGTGCTAATCTCGGTTGCGATCACCATTATCACGCTAACGTTTAAAGACTTTAAGCCCAATCCTAGCTTTATGGGGAAAAAGCGTCCGCCGATCGATCGCTCCTATCAAACTAAAATTGATCAAGCACTCGACCCAATCCTTGCCGAACATGCGGGCGAAACGGGGCTTGTGCTCTTAGAGGATAATCTTGATGCCTTTGCCATTCGCGCGATTACGGCGAGAAATGCAGAGCGAACGCTCGATGTTCAATACTATATTTGGAACGATGATCTGACCGGCCATATGCTCGGTATGGAGCTTTTAAAGGCGGCCGATCGAGGCGTTTTTGTGCGGATTTTGCTCGATGATCTTAATGCCATTAATAAAGACTCGGTTTTATCGGGATTAGCGGGGCATCCACAGATTGAAATTCGCCTCTTTAATCCGATCCATAGCCGTCAAAATATTATTACACGCAGCGTTGAGATGGTGTTTCGGGGCTTGAGCTTAAATCGTCGCATGCATAATAAAGCGTGGATTGCCGATAGTCAGCTCGCGATTATCGGCGGGCGCAATATTGGTAATGAATATTTCGATGCCGATCCTGAGACCAATTTTTTCGATGTCGATCTTCTGTTAGCGGGGAACGCAGTGGGGGAGACGGAAGCGATTTTTGATCAATTTTGGAATAGTCCTGCGGTGATTCCGTTTAAACAGATTATGCCCTGGAAGAAAAAGTCGCTCCAAAAACTGCGTGATCGTGAGCTTGAGGTAGATGCTTCTGAGCGTGATATTCGCGAGCTTTATTTAGCAGAGATTAAAGCCTCGCCTTCGATTCGTGAGCTCTTTTTAGGGGAGCGTGAAATCATTTGGACTGATAAGGCGCACGTCTATTCAGATCCGCCTGAAAAAGTGTTTGATGAGAATGAGGACGAATGGCTCGTGAATACGGTTTTACATCGTGCTTGGAGCAGTGCCTCGGAGGAATTTTATCTCATTTCGCCCTATTTTGTCCCCGGTGAAGCGGGTGTTACCCAAATTTGTGATCTGCGTGAGCGAAATGTCAATGTACAGATTTTAACCAATTCGTTGGCAGCCAATGATGTGATGATGGTGCATGGGGGCTATGCGCCATATCGTAAACCGCTCCTTGAATGTGGCGCAATGCTTTATGAGTTGATGCCCTTTAATATGGGGAAACGTCAAGGGATTGGGGCAAAAGGCGCGAGTCTGCATACCAAAGCCTTTATTATTGATAATCGTCTCAGTTTTATCGGTTCCTTTAACCATGATCCTCGCTCAGCACGGCTCAATACCGAGATGGGGATCTTATTTGAGAGTGAAGTAATTACCGATAGTTTGAAAGATCTTTATGAAAATCATGTCACCCAACAAAATAGTTACATCCTCTTTTTAGAGGAAGGAAAAATTCGCTGGCGGGATGAAGCAGCAGGGGATCCAAAAATCTGGACACGCGAACCGGAGACAGGGCTTATCAAGCGGGCAATGACCAAAATCGTAAGCTGGCTCCCGATTGAATCGCAATTATAGCGACAACAATTATAAGGACAAAAGATAAAGCGAAAGACTGGCAAAATGCAGGTCTTCTCCTTGATATGCTTGCCGGCGGCCTATCCAGTCCTGATACAGGGCTTTTAGGTACCCTTGCGGGAGCGAGCAATCCGGTTATTGCACAGGGTATTAAGGATTTAGTGAATAAGGAGGTTCTAAAAGATGGCGGAATGGGTCATCTGTTAGCTCATGCAATTGCCGGGGTAGCGATGGCAAAAGCTAATGGTGGCGATCTCCTTTCTGGAGCAATGTCAGCTGGCGGCGCAGAAGCATTAGCGCCGATCATCGCAGAATTCCTCTATGGTGATCGAGGCAAAAATCCTGAAGAGTTAAATACCGATGAGAAAAACACCCTAAGCGCCATTATCGGAATTCTCGGGACAGGCGCCGGTGCATTAACGGGCGATAGCGCAATTGATGCCGTAATCGGCGATAGCGTTGCAACCAATGCGGTAGAAAATAACCATTTAATACCTAAGAAACTACAAGGTTGTACACATTCAAATTCTGCATTGTGTGGAGCTGAACAGAAATTAATTGATAAGCTTTTAGAAAGTGGTGTGCCCTCGTATGAGGATATAACAGCCAAAATAGAAGCTTGTACACAAGATCCAATTTGTACGCAGGCTGAAGAAAATGCAATACGCTTAGAAGGTATTGATGCTACCAAAGAAAAAATTAACGATTTATTT
The window above is part of the Ignatzschineria sp. RMDPL8A genome. Proteins encoded here:
- a CDS encoding zinc ribbon domain-containing protein YjdM, with the protein product MSEIPNCPACDMGDAYLDGFHYVCPYCAHEWSPEEEAAKAEAARVVTRDAHGNELQDGDSVFLVKDLKVKGSSLVIKTGTKINNIRIIDGDHDIDCKVDGVSLQLKSEFMRKA
- a CDS encoding phospholipase D family protein codes for the protein MAARIYFWVKWLILAFVLISVAITIITLTFKDFKPNPSFMGKKRPPIDRSYQTKIDQALDPILAEHAGETGLVLLEDNLDAFAIRAITARNAERTLDVQYYIWNDDLTGHMLGMELLKAADRGVFVRILLDDLNAINKDSVLSGLAGHPQIEIRLFNPIHSRQNIITRSVEMVFRGLSLNRRMHNKAWIADSQLAIIGGRNIGNEYFDADPETNFFDVDLLLAGNAVGETEAIFDQFWNSPAVIPFKQIMPWKKKSLQKLRDRELEVDASERDIRELYLAEIKASPSIRELFLGEREIIWTDKAHVYSDPPEKVFDENEDEWLVNTVLHRAWSSASEEFYLISPYFVPGEAGVTQICDLRERNVNVQILTNSLAANDVMMVHGGYAPYRKPLLECGAMLYELMPFNMGKRQGIGAKGASLHTKAFIIDNRLSFIGSFNHDPRSARLNTEMGILFESEVITDSLKDLYENHVTQQNSYILFLEEGKIRWRDEAAGDPKIWTREPETGLIKRAMTKIVSWLPIESQL